In Hydrogenimonas thermophila, the DNA window GGTTTCAGATATGAAATCAAATATTGTCAAAACTGAAAAAAGTGTAAAAAAAAGTATAGGGCTTGATTTAAGTGCATATGCAGATATTATAAAAGATAATGTCCCTTATAAAGTAAGCGTAAAGAAGAGCAGAGTAGAAATATCTTTTTCAAATGAAGAAGAACTGAAAGAGTTTTTAAAAAGCTTTACAAAAAAAGGTTGAAAATATCCTACTTTCAGGAGAGTCTAGAGTCTTGTTATAGCAGGATTTTAGAGTATCCTTAATTTTTAATTTTGGATAATTATGATAATATTGCCCAATTTTTTGAAAGGAGCGAGTGCATGCTGGATATAAGTGTTTCCCTGATGCTCGTTGTAGCTGTCGTATTCCTAGTGCTGCTGATATTGCTTAACAGTTGGCTTTATCAGCCTTTGATGGCATTTATGGATGAGCGTGACAAGAGCATCCGTAAAGACTTGGAGAGTGTGAGTGCCGACAGTTCTGAAATTGAAGAACTTAAGGCTAAGGCTGAAGAGGTAATTGCTGAGGCTAAAAGTGAAGCGGCTGCATTAAGAGCCAAAACTGTTGAAGAGTCAAAACTTTTAGCTACGAGCAAAATTGAAGCTAAAAAAGAGGAGTTGGAAGAGGCTTACAAAGCATTCTTAGACTCTTTGAAAAAGGAGGAAGAAGAGTTAAGAAGTGAACTAATTTCTCAGATGCCTCTGTTTAAAGAGTCGTTGAAAGCTAAGTTTAGTCAAATTTAAAAGGAGAGAATGTGCGTAAAACATTAATAGTAGCTGCATTGTTCCTTCCTGCAGTTGCCTTTGCGTCAGGACATGAGGCTGCAGGCGGAGAGACTGATTTTATTCCAAGATTGGTTAACTTTTTAATCTTTGCAGCCATTCTTTACTATTTTGTAGCAGATTTGATCAAAAATTTCTTTACAGGGCGTAGTAAAGAAATATCTTCAAAACTTGAAGAGGTTCAAAATAGACTTAAAGCTACAAAAAGAGCAAAAGAGGATGCAGAAGCTGCATATAAAGCGGCATTGGCTACAGCTGAAGAGATTATTGAGTCTGCAAAAAAAGAGTCTCAGCTTTTAGCAAAAAAGATGGATGAGCAATTAAATACTGAGTTGGAGAACCTTGAAAAGATGCAGGAAGAGAAGATGGCAGTTGAAAAACGTCAAATGGTACGTAAAACTGTTGCTGAAGTTCTTTCTGAGCTTTATAAAGGTGATGCAATCAGTATGGATGAGAAAAAGTTTGTCAACCTTATAACAAAGAAGGTAGCATAAATGAAACAGCTCATTGCAAAACGTTATGTTAAAGCACTTTTAAGTGCATTGGATGAAAAGGGTATTGAGGCAGCTGCAAAAAAATTGTCAGCTATAGCTGAAGCTTTTGAAGATAAAAAATTTTCTGAAATTATTGTTTCACCAGAAGTTAAAAAAGATAAACGTGAAGCTTTGATTTTAGATATAATTGGCAAAGATAGTGATAAAAAGTTGATAAACTTTATTAAAACACTCAGTATTCACAATCGTTTCTCTCTAATCCCAGAAATCGCAACCTTAATGCAAAAAGAGTTGCAAAAACGCGCTAATCGTTATGAAGGTATTGTTGAAAGTATGAATGAAGTTGATGAAGCAGATTTAAAAGAGTTAGAAAAAGCTCTTTCAAAATATGTTGATGCAACTATAGTTCTACAACCTGTGAAAAGTGATTATAACGGAATTAAGGTTGTTGTAGAAGATCTTGGAATTGAAGCAACTTATTCAAAAGATCGTATTGCATCAGATATGATCAATCATATTTTAAAAGCATTGTAAAACATAAGAAAGGAGATCGGCAGTGTCTAAACTTCAAGCAGATGAAATCAGTTCTATAATTAAAGAGCGGATCGAAAATTTTGAGTTAAGCGTCGATGTTAACGAGACAGGGAAAGTTGTCAGTGTTGCAGACGGAATTGCTCAGGTATTTGGTCTTAATAATGTTATGGCCGGAGAAATGGTCGAATTTGAAGATGGTGAAAGAGGTATCGTACTTAACCTTGAAGAATCAAGTGTTGGTGTCGTTATTCTTGGTAAAGGTCTTGGAGTTCGAGAAGGTGTAAGTGTTAAGCGACTTGGTCAGCTATTGAAAGTTCCTGTTGGACCAGAGTTGGTTGGACGTGTTGTAAATGCCCTTGGTGAGCCAATCGATGGTAAAGGTCCAATTGAAGCTAAAGAGTATCGCTTCGTTGAAGAGAAAGCTCCAGGAATTATGGCTCGTAAGTCTGTTCATGAACCACTTCAAACTGGTATTAAAGCAATTGATGCACTTGTGCCAATTGGACGTGGACAGAGAGAGCTTATTATTGGTGACCGACAGACTGGTAAAACTACAGTTGCAATTGACGCTATTATCAATCAAAAAGGTCAAAATGTAATCTGTATTTATGTTGCTATTGGACAAAAGCAGTCTACAGTTGCTTCAATTGTACGCAAGCTTGAAGAGCATGGTGCAATGGATTATACTATTGTTGTTAATGCAGGTGCTTCTGAATCAGCTGCACTTCAGTTCCTTGCTCCATATACTGGTGTTACAATGGGTGAATACTTCCGTGACAATGCTCAGCATGGTCTTATTGTTTATGATGATTTGAGTAAGCATGCGGTTGCATATCGTGAAATGTCTTTGATTCTTCGCCGCCCACCAGGACGTGAAGCTTATCCAGGAGATGTTTTCTATCTACACTCTCGTCTACTAGAGCGTGCAGCAAAACTTAGCGACGAATTGGGTGCAGGATCATTAACTGCTCTTCCAATCATTGAAACACAAGCTGGTGACGTTTCAGCATATATTCCTACAAACGTAATTTCTATTACAGACGGACAGATTTTCCTTGAAACTAAACTATTCAACTCAGGTATCAGACCAGCAATTAACGTTGGTATCTCTGTATCTCGTGTTGGTGGTGCTGCACAGATTAAAGCAACAAAACAAGTTTCTGGTACATTGAGACTTGACCTTGCACAATATCGTGAACTTGAAGCATTTGCTCAGTTTGCAAGTGATCTTGACGAAGCAACAAGAGCTCAGCTTGAGCGTGGTGCAAGAATGGTTGAAGTATTGAAACAGCCTCCATATTCACCTCTAGCAATTGAAAAACAAGTACTTATCATCTATGCAGGTGCAAATGGATATCTTGATGATGTACCAGTTAATGCTGTTACTAAGTTCGAAGCAGAGCTTTATCCATTTGTTGAAGCGAATCATCCAGATGTACTTGCTAAGATTCGCGAGAAGAAGAAGATAGATGATGAAGTTGAAGAATTGATCAAAAAAGCACTGGAAGATTTCAAAACTTCATTTAGTGCCTAAGTTAAGGACCAGCTATGGCAAATTTGAAAGAGATTAAGCTTCAGATAACAAGTGTAAAGGGTACTCAAAAGACTACCCGTGCAATGAAGCTGGTATCACAGGCTAAGCTTAAGCGAGCAGAAGAGCTCGCTAAGCGCTCTAAGGTTTATGCAGATAAGCTAGATGAGCTAGTAAGTGAAATAGCCTATGAGATAAATCAGAATAAAGTTGGTGGTAGCGACAGCCGATTTGTTCAAACAGATCTAAGCGTTAAGACAGTTGATCTTATATGTGTTACAGCTGACAAAGGTCTTTGTGGTGGATTCAACGTTAGCACACTTAAAACTGTTTTAGGCTTGCTTCGTGAATATAAAGAGAAGAGAGTTGCTGTTCGTCTACGTGTAGTAGGTCGTAAAGCAATAGATTTTCTTAAATATAATGGCATTGAAATGACAGATGAAGTTATAGGATTGAGTGCATCACCTGACTATAAGAAAGCTGCTGAGTTCATAGATGCCTCAATGAATGATTTTGCTGAAGGAAAAACAGATCGAGTTGTTTTGGTTTATAATGGATTTAAAAATATGTTAACGCAAGAGCAGAGAGTTATACAATTACTGCCTGTTGATATATCTACTGTTAAACCAAGAGAACTATCATCTAGCATTGAGTATGAGCCAGAAGGTCATGAAGAGCTACTTAATGCACTTTTGAAAAAGTATGTTGAATATACCATGTACTATGGTTTACTTGACTCTTTGGCTGCAGAGCACAGTGCAAGAATGCAGGCTATGGATAACGCAACTAAAAATGCGTCTGAACGTGTTAATGAACTTACAGTTGCATACAATAAAGCAAGACAAGAATCTATTACAACAGAGCTGATAGAGATTATCAGTGGTATGGAAGCATTGAAATAAAAGAAGGAGAAGGAATGACAGGTAAAATTGTACAAGTCATCGGACCGGTTGTTGATGTTGATTTCGAAGACTATTTACCGGCGATTAATGAAGCACTTGAAGTAAACTATGAACTTGATGGAAAAAAATTAAGATTAGTTCTTGAAGTTGCAAGTCATATTGGAGACAACCGTGTTCGTACAATTGCAATGGACATGAGTGAAGGTCTTGTTCGTGGTATGGAAGTTAAAGCAACTGGTGATGCTATTAAAGTTCCAGTTGGCGAAGAAGTACTTGGACGAATCTTCAACGTTGTTGGTGAAACAATTGATGATGCTGGAGAGTTGAAAGCTAAAAATTACTGGTCTATCCACAGAGATCCACCTTCATTTGAAGATCAGAGTACAAAAACTGAAATTTTTGAAACAGGTATTAAAGTTGTTGACCTTCTTGCACCATATGCAAAAGGTGGTAAAGTTGGTCTATTCGGTGGTGCTGGTGTTGGTAAAACAGTTATTATTATGGAGCTTATCCACAACGTTGCATTCAAGCACAGTGGTTACTCTGTTTTTGCTGGTGTTGGTGAGCGTACTCGTGAAGGTAACGACCTTTACAATGAGATGAAAGAGTCTAACGTTCTTGACAAAGTTGCGCTTTGCTACGGACAGATGAGTGAACCACCAGGAGCACGTAACCGTATTGCATTAACTGGTCTTACAATGGCTGAGTACTTCCGTGATGAGATGGGTCTTGATGTTCTTATGTTTATCGACAACATCTTCCGATATGCTCAAGCAGGTTCTGAAATGTCAGCACTTCTTGGACGTATTCCTTCAGCAGTTGGTTATCAGCCAACACTTGCTCGTGAGATGGGTGCTCTTCAAGAGCGTATTACATCTACGACAAAAGGTTCTATTACTTCTGTTCAGGCTGTTTATGTTCCAGCAGACGACTTGACTGACCCTGCTCCAGCATCTGTTTTCGCACACTTGGATGCAACAACGGTTCTTAACCGTAAGATTGCTGAAAAGGGTATTTACCCAGCAGTTGACCCACTAGATTCAACAAGCCGTATGCTTGATCCAGTAATCATTGGTGAAGAGCATTACAATGTTGCTCGTGGTGTTCAGTCTGTTCTTCAAAAGTATAAAGACCTTCAAGATATCATTGCGATTCTTGGTATGGATGAACTTTCTGAAGAAGATAAAAAGACTGTTGAGCGTGCACGTAAAATTGAAAGATTCCTTTCTCAGCCTTTCTTCGTTGCAGAGGTATTTACAGGTGCTCCTGGTAAGTATGTTACACTTGAAGAGACAATTAAAGGATTTAAAGGTCTTCTTGAAGGTGAGTATGATGATCTTCCAGAAGCAGCATTCTATATGGTCGGTAGCATAGATGAAGCGATTGAAAAAGCTGAAAAAATGAAAGCCAAAGCATCTTGACAAGAGTCTCTTGTCAAGATTGCAATATCCTAACTAAAGGATAATTATGGATACAATGAAATTAGAAATAGTTACACCACATGGTCCTATATTTTCAGGTGATGTAAAATCAGCAACATTCCCTGGTATAGAGGGCGAATTTGGTGTTCTTCCTAGCCATGCATCGCTTGTAACACTACTTGATGCAGGTGTGATTGAAATTGAAAAAAAAGATGGCAAAGTTGAATCTATAGTTATAGATTCTGGATATGTCAAGGTAGATGAACAGAAAACTCTTGTCGTAGTAGAGGGAGCTGTTGCAATTCAGGGTGATACTGAAAGTGAAATTGCTAAATCAATTGCTGAAGCAAAAGAGTTAGTCAAAAAAGCAACCACTTCTGATTTTGCAATAGCAAATGTTGAAGCAAAAGTTGAAGCTGCTGCCAAAACTAGATTTTAATCATGATTGACATAGTACTCGGTTACTTCGACCGAAGTAGTCCCATTACCTTTTTTGTACTGGGACTACTCTCTTTCTATTTATTACTTTCTGTATGGGTTTTTATTTACCGTTATCTTATTGTTAGTAGTTGGCTCTCTAGAGAGATTGACTCAATGGAGCAGATGCATATGGGAGCTATGACAGTTTCTCAGCAGTCAGTATTAAATAGTTGTGTAAAGAAAACTTCAAATCCAAATCATAGAATGCTTGAAATGTGTGAATTTGCTGCAACAAAAGAGGCAACAAAAGGTTTGACAATACTTTCTATGATTGCATCTACTTCTCCATTTATTGGTCTATTTGGTACAGTAGTCTCCATTCTTGAAGCATTTGCCGGTCTTGGAATTCAAAAAAATGCTACATTAAGTGTAGTAGCACCTGCTATTAGTGAAGCATTAGTTGCAACTGCTGCAGGTATTTTTGTTGCTATATTTGCATACTCTTTTCATCTACTTTTAAAGCGTAAAGCTTATGAGCTCTCTACTGTAATTGCAATGCAAATTGATATGATATTATCAACAAAACAAGAGTAGCAAATGAAATACAGCTGGGATGAGAAGCCAGATTTAAATATTACACCATTGGTTGATATTATGTTGGTGCTTATGGCTATTTTAATGGTTACAGCACCAACTATGACTTATGAAGAAAAGATAACTCTTCCAAAAGGAAGTAAAAGTCATGCATATAAAAAAATTAAATCGTTAGAGATCAGAATGGATAAAAACAGGAATATCTATTTCAAAAAGAAAAAATTTAAAATGCTATCCTTTGCTGACTCTTTTATGCGTCAGACTAACAATATTGATAAAAATATTCCTGTTTTTATACGTGCTGATGAGAGGCTTTCTTATAAAGATGTTATGTATTTGCTTAAAACAATTAAAGAATCAGGCTTTACGAAAGTGTCATTGATTACAGATGGTTAATAGAAATCTATTTTTTATAATCGGTGGTATAAGTGCTTTTTCTCTGTATGCAATATTATTTATTTTATTATTTTATTATTTTAATGAACATAAAAGTGCAAAGCAGTTTGTTCCAAAAAATACAAATACTCTAGAAGTATCTATTCTTCAAGAACCTTCTCAAATAAAAAAACATAATAAAATTAAAGCTATATCTAAAAAAACTCAAAAATTACCAGAAAAACCAAAAAAAAATGCTATAAAAGGCTCTACATCTGCTAAACATTCAAGTTATTCTAAAAGCATAGCAACACTGTTTAAAGGTGTAAAAGTAGGTAAGCCTCATTTTTCTTCATCTCTGCGTATGGCAAATGCACCAAAGATACAATATAAGCCTGTAGTAGTTTCTAGTAAAACGCAATCTGATGCAAAAAGTTTGATCGATAATCTAAAATTTAGCAATTTAGATATTAAATTAAAGTCACAAAGTTCAGGTTCAGGTAATGTAGATAAGTATATGAACAAAATATATGAAATCATATTTAACAGTTGGCATCCTGATGTTTTGTTTGCTGGTTTAGAAGCTAGGGTAGTAATTGAAATTTTTCCTGATGGCAAATTTATGTATAAAATGATCAATCCTTCAGATAATCAATCTTTCAATGAGAGCCTGATAGAATACCTCAATCAATTA includes these proteins:
- a CDS encoding F0F1 ATP synthase subunit B', producing the protein MLDISVSLMLVVAVVFLVLLILLNSWLYQPLMAFMDERDKSIRKDLESVSADSSEIEELKAKAEEVIAEAKSEAAALRAKTVEESKLLATSKIEAKKEELEEAYKAFLDSLKKEEEELRSELISQMPLFKESLKAKFSQI
- a CDS encoding F0F1 ATP synthase subunit B — its product is MRKTLIVAALFLPAVAFASGHEAAGGETDFIPRLVNFLIFAAILYYFVADLIKNFFTGRSKEISSKLEEVQNRLKATKRAKEDAEAAYKAALATAEEIIESAKKESQLLAKKMDEQLNTELENLEKMQEEKMAVEKRQMVRKTVAEVLSELYKGDAISMDEKKFVNLITKKVA
- a CDS encoding F0F1 ATP synthase subunit delta; this translates as MKQLIAKRYVKALLSALDEKGIEAAAKKLSAIAEAFEDKKFSEIIVSPEVKKDKREALILDIIGKDSDKKLINFIKTLSIHNRFSLIPEIATLMQKELQKRANRYEGIVESMNEVDEADLKELEKALSKYVDATIVLQPVKSDYNGIKVVVEDLGIEATYSKDRIASDMINHILKAL
- the atpA gene encoding F0F1 ATP synthase subunit alpha, with protein sequence MSKLQADEISSIIKERIENFELSVDVNETGKVVSVADGIAQVFGLNNVMAGEMVEFEDGERGIVLNLEESSVGVVILGKGLGVREGVSVKRLGQLLKVPVGPELVGRVVNALGEPIDGKGPIEAKEYRFVEEKAPGIMARKSVHEPLQTGIKAIDALVPIGRGQRELIIGDRQTGKTTVAIDAIINQKGQNVICIYVAIGQKQSTVASIVRKLEEHGAMDYTIVVNAGASESAALQFLAPYTGVTMGEYFRDNAQHGLIVYDDLSKHAVAYREMSLILRRPPGREAYPGDVFYLHSRLLERAAKLSDELGAGSLTALPIIETQAGDVSAYIPTNVISITDGQIFLETKLFNSGIRPAINVGISVSRVGGAAQIKATKQVSGTLRLDLAQYRELEAFAQFASDLDEATRAQLERGARMVEVLKQPPYSPLAIEKQVLIIYAGANGYLDDVPVNAVTKFEAELYPFVEANHPDVLAKIREKKKIDDEVEELIKKALEDFKTSFSA
- the atpG gene encoding ATP synthase F1 subunit gamma, whose translation is MANLKEIKLQITSVKGTQKTTRAMKLVSQAKLKRAEELAKRSKVYADKLDELVSEIAYEINQNKVGGSDSRFVQTDLSVKTVDLICVTADKGLCGGFNVSTLKTVLGLLREYKEKRVAVRLRVVGRKAIDFLKYNGIEMTDEVIGLSASPDYKKAAEFIDASMNDFAEGKTDRVVLVYNGFKNMLTQEQRVIQLLPVDISTVKPRELSSSIEYEPEGHEELLNALLKKYVEYTMYYGLLDSLAAEHSARMQAMDNATKNASERVNELTVAYNKARQESITTELIEIISGMEALK
- the atpD gene encoding F0F1 ATP synthase subunit beta, whose product is MTGKIVQVIGPVVDVDFEDYLPAINEALEVNYELDGKKLRLVLEVASHIGDNRVRTIAMDMSEGLVRGMEVKATGDAIKVPVGEEVLGRIFNVVGETIDDAGELKAKNYWSIHRDPPSFEDQSTKTEIFETGIKVVDLLAPYAKGGKVGLFGGAGVGKTVIIMELIHNVAFKHSGYSVFAGVGERTREGNDLYNEMKESNVLDKVALCYGQMSEPPGARNRIALTGLTMAEYFRDEMGLDVLMFIDNIFRYAQAGSEMSALLGRIPSAVGYQPTLAREMGALQERITSTTKGSITSVQAVYVPADDLTDPAPASVFAHLDATTVLNRKIAEKGIYPAVDPLDSTSRMLDPVIIGEEHYNVARGVQSVLQKYKDLQDIIAILGMDELSEEDKKTVERARKIERFLSQPFFVAEVFTGAPGKYVTLEETIKGFKGLLEGEYDDLPEAAFYMVGSIDEAIEKAEKMKAKAS
- the atpC gene encoding ATP synthase F1 subunit epsilon; the protein is MDTMKLEIVTPHGPIFSGDVKSATFPGIEGEFGVLPSHASLVTLLDAGVIEIEKKDGKVESIVIDSGYVKVDEQKTLVVVEGAVAIQGDTESEIAKSIAEAKELVKKATTSDFAIANVEAKVEAAAKTRF
- a CDS encoding MotA/TolQ/ExbB proton channel family protein: MIDIVLGYFDRSSPITFFVLGLLSFYLLLSVWVFIYRYLIVSSWLSREIDSMEQMHMGAMTVSQQSVLNSCVKKTSNPNHRMLEMCEFAATKEATKGLTILSMIASTSPFIGLFGTVVSILEAFAGLGIQKNATLSVVAPAISEALVATAAGIFVAIFAYSFHLLLKRKAYELSTVIAMQIDMILSTKQE
- a CDS encoding biopolymer transporter ExbD, whose amino-acid sequence is MKYSWDEKPDLNITPLVDIMLVLMAILMVTAPTMTYEEKITLPKGSKSHAYKKIKSLEIRMDKNRNIYFKKKKFKMLSFADSFMRQTNNIDKNIPVFIRADERLSYKDVMYLLKTIKESGFTKVSLITDG
- a CDS encoding TonB C-terminal domain-containing protein — its product is MVNRNLFFIIGGISAFSLYAILFILLFYYFNEHKSAKQFVPKNTNTLEVSILQEPSQIKKHNKIKAISKKTQKLPEKPKKNAIKGSTSAKHSSYSKSIATLFKGVKVGKPHFSSSLRMANAPKIQYKPVVVSSKTQSDAKSLIDNLKFSNLDIKLKSQSSGSGNVDKYMNKIYEIIFNSWHPDVLFAGLEARVVIEIFPDGKFMYKMINPSDNQSFNESLIEYLNQLQHKGFPPHKNGRKLVVELNFKPKE